A window of Ranitomeya variabilis isolate aRanVar5 chromosome 2, aRanVar5.hap1, whole genome shotgun sequence contains these coding sequences:
- the MMGT1 gene encoding ER membrane protein complex subunit 5: MASSIWKGLVGAGLFALAHAAFSAAQHRSYMRLTEKEDETLPIDIVLQTLLAFVVACYGIVHIAGEFKDMDATSELKNKTFDTLRNHPSFYIFNHRGRVMFQSPETEESHQNQPGFISNASLKLRKLEAMPR; the protein is encoded by the exons ATGGCGTCTTCAATCTGGAAAGGGCTGGTCGGGGCCGGTCTCTTCGCTTTGGCACACGCGGCTTTCTCAGCGGCTCAGC ATCGTTCCTATATGAGACTGACTGAAAAAGAGGATGAAACGTTACCGATAGAT ATAGTCCTTCAGACCTTGCTGGCATTTGTAGTGGCATGCTACGGCATAGTACATATTGCTGGAGAGTTCAAAGACATGGACGCTACGTCAGAGCTGAAGAATAA GACATTTGACACCTTAAGGAATCACCCGTCATTCTATATTTTCAATCACCGTGGACGAGTGATGTTCCAGTCCCCAGAAACGGAAGAATCCCATCAAAATCAGCCTGGCTTCATTTCCAACGCATCACTGAAGTTACGAAAACTAGAAGCAATGCCACGCTGA